In a genomic window of Phalacrocorax aristotelis chromosome 8, bGulAri2.1, whole genome shotgun sequence:
- the ZCCHC10 gene encoding zinc finger CCHC domain-containing protein 10 isoform X1, giving the protein MQRGRASLPGQAAKMATPMHRLIARRQAEANKQHVRCQKCLEFGHWTYECTGKRKYLHRPSRTAQLAKILKEKEKRLLLQQSAGESTAERKTKKKRSKSVTSSSSSSSSSSASDSSSDSDDSSTSSSDDDSDSDESSSTSSSSPSSSSTSSSSEFESDSSSSSSSSSSTDSSSDDEPPKKKKKK; this is encoded by the exons ATGCAGCGCGGCCGCGCCTCACTTCCCGGCCAGGCCGCTAAGATGGCGACTCCCATGCACCGCCTCATCGCTCGGAGACAGGC GGAGGCAAACAAGCAGCATGTAAGATGTCAAAAATGTTTAGAGTTTGGACATTGGACGTACGAATGTACCggcaagagaaaatacctgCACAGACCTTCGAGGACAGCTCAGTTAGCGaaaattcttaaagaaaaagaaaagcggCTATTACTGCAACAAAG TGCTGGAGAAAGtactgcagaaaggaagaccaagaaaaaaag ATCTAAAAGCGTGACCAGTTCCAGCAGCAGTAGCAGTTCCAGTTCGGCTAGCGATTCCTCATCTGACAGTGACGATTCTTCTACCTCCTCTTCTGACGATGACAGTGACAGTGATGAGAGCTCCTCTACTTCCTCATCTTCGCCATCCTCTAGTAGTACTTCCTCTTCTTCCGAGTTCGAATCGGATTCTAGTTCCtccagcagtagcagcagcagcacagacagtAGTTCTGATGATGAGccaccaaagaaaaagaagaagaaatag
- the ZCCHC10 gene encoding zinc finger CCHC domain-containing protein 10 isoform X2: MQRGRASLPGQAAKMATPMHRLIARRQAEANKQHVRCQKCLEFGHWTYECTGKRKYLHRPSRTAQLAKILKEKEKRLLLQQRSKSVTSSSSSSSSSSASDSSSDSDDSSTSSSDDDSDSDESSSTSSSSPSSSSTSSSSEFESDSSSSSSSSSSTDSSSDDEPPKKKKKK; this comes from the exons ATGCAGCGCGGCCGCGCCTCACTTCCCGGCCAGGCCGCTAAGATGGCGACTCCCATGCACCGCCTCATCGCTCGGAGACAGGC GGAGGCAAACAAGCAGCATGTAAGATGTCAAAAATGTTTAGAGTTTGGACATTGGACGTACGAATGTACCggcaagagaaaatacctgCACAGACCTTCGAGGACAGCTCAGTTAGCGaaaattcttaaagaaaaagaaaagcggCTATTACTGCAACAAAG ATCTAAAAGCGTGACCAGTTCCAGCAGCAGTAGCAGTTCCAGTTCGGCTAGCGATTCCTCATCTGACAGTGACGATTCTTCTACCTCCTCTTCTGACGATGACAGTGACAGTGATGAGAGCTCCTCTACTTCCTCATCTTCGCCATCCTCTAGTAGTACTTCCTCTTCTTCCGAGTTCGAATCGGATTCTAGTTCCtccagcagtagcagcagcagcacagacagtAGTTCTGATGATGAGccaccaaagaaaaagaagaagaaatag